The sequence CACTTATTGGTTGTTAGATACTTTTCGATCGAACAATTTAAGCATGTCCCGCGCAGCCTGTCGGTCCGCCGCCATTGCCGTTACAACTAAATCTGCACCATGCACGGCATCTCCACCGGCAAATATTTTATCGTTGCTAGTTTGTGTCAACAAACGTCCTTGACCGCCGGTTTGGATCAAACCCCAATCATCAAGGTTAATATTGTGTCCCTGTAACCATGGCATATCATGTGGCTGAAAACCAAAAGCAATGATTAACACATCGACCGCCAGTTCAAATTCTGAGCCGGCAATCAGTTGCAGTCTTCGCCGTCCATCTTTACCTGGCTCCGCCAACTGAACACGCGTAAGTTTTACTGCTGATACTTTTCCAGTATCATCTAGCACAATGTGCTGAGCTGAAACGTTAAATAAGAATTCAACACCTTCTTCTCGTGCATTAATCACCTCTTTTTTCGAACCAGGCATGCTAGCTTCATTGCGTCGATAAGCACAGGTTACACTGGCAGCATTAAGTCGTACTGCCGTACGCAGACAATCCATTGCAGTATCACTGCCTCCTACCACCACCACTTTTTTATCGGTTATATCAACCCAAGGATAGCGAGGATCATCGTCTAATCCCATCACCTGCCGCGTGCTGGCCGTCAAAAAATCTAGCGCCTGTATCACGCCTGGCGCATGCTCATTTTCCAACCCAATGTTCATCAAACCATACGTTCCTGTACCGAGGAAAATAGCATCATAATCATTAGTCAACGTAGAGAAAGGGATATCCTGACCAATTTCGCAATTAAGATGAAACTGAATACCCATCTCACTGAAGATATTGCGTCTTGAGCTCAATAACTGCTTATCAAGTTTGAAAGGGGGGATACCAAAAGTTAGTAATCCACCGATCTCGGGATGACGCTCATACACATCAGCCTTAACCCCCGCTCGTGCGAGGATATCAGCACAACCTAGACCAGAAGGTCCTGCACCGATTATCGCTACTCGTTCCGAACGCGGAATTACTTGCGATAAATTTGGTCGCCAGCCTTGTGCCAGTGCAGTGTCAGTAATATAG is a genomic window of Arsenophonus apicola containing:
- a CDS encoding FAD-dependent oxidoreductase yields the protein MNKMIIADPSECIGCHVCEIACVVAHNHQCWPRSTREFVPRIRVLNEAKNSIAVTCRHCNNAPCITSCPVNALSFVNATVQLDQTRCIGCKSCIIACPFGAIDMVLAVDSDIVLAQKCDMCQTINTGQPACVTHCPTQALRIVDEQTLLTLRQERQQRTIDSRDFRQFEKQPQRKQILNKPLRKGAQKVSAQQRIQHFVEIYIGLDEQQALYESTRCLYCAQKAYCNLTCPLHNHIPDFIQLVSKGNIMDAVELCHQSSSLPEICGRVCPQDRLCEGACTLKQHSGSVAIGNLERYITDTALAQGWRPNLSQVIPRSERVAIIGAGPSGLGCADILARAGVKADVYERHPEIGGLLTFGIPPFKLDKQLLSSRRNIFSEMGIQFHLNCEIGQDIPFSTLTNDYDAIFLGTGTYGLMNIGLENEHAPGVIQALDFLTASTRQVMGLDDDPRYPWVDITDKKVVVVGGSDTAMDCLRTAVRLNAASVTCAYRRNEASMPGSKKEVINAREEGVEFLFNVSAQHIVLDDTGKVSAVKLTRVQLAEPGKDGRRRLQLIAGSEFELAVDVLIIAFGFQPHDMPWLQGHNINLDDWGLIQTGGQGRLLTQTSNDKIFAGGDAVHGADLVVTAMAADRQAARDMLKLFDRKVSNNQ